Genomic segment of Deferribacterota bacterium:
CCAAGGTATATCTATAGACAGCTGGTATATCACTATTACTACCTGCTATTGCTCCTATCTCACCTTTTACTGTAATCAAAATCTTAGCAATTGACTTATAAAGGGAGAGACCAAATTCATTTTTATAAAAATCATCGTCCTTAAAAAAATTAACTGGAGTAAGTCTAAAATCAAATATAGCCCCATTTTTAGGGCTATATTTATTATCCACTAAATAGTATTTGTATTCTAAACTTAAACCATAATTATCGTACTCTCTTTCAAAAATATTTTCTATCTCTTCAGTAAAATCAGTCTCATATATATCTAGATGCTCATAATAAACTAGTGCTCCCAAGAAATAATTTACACCTATCTTGTTAAAGCCTAAATTAAATCTAGAGCGTCTATAATCGAAATCATCTTCATCTCTATCTCTAAATGAAAAAGATGATATATTGCTTAAGTTATATCCAAATATATCAAAACCGGTCAACGAAAAGCCAATTTCCTTTTCCTTAGAGGTTACACCACCTAAAATCTCTAAGCTATTCATAGAACCTAGAAAGTTTTTTCTGACATATCCAAGAAAAAAACTTATTTTATCAACATTATCATAGCCCAAACTCCCATAAAACCGATTTTTAGGGCTCTCTTCAGTATATACAACAAGATCTGCTGTATTATTATCATTGTAATAAATTGGCCTAATGTGATATGATTCTATATGGGGTTGTTTATCAATAGTATCACGTAGCTTTTGTATATCCCTATTTATTATAAATCTTTCTCTATTTAAATATCTTTTGACAACCCTTTCATAAATAAGGGGTTTATAAATATATACATCCTCTATCACCGCTTTCCTATAATCAGCCTTAAAATATAGATCAACTACATTTAAACTATCAATAACACTCTTCTTACCTAAGGACAAATTAATAAGATAATAAATTTTTGATAGTCTATCCCTCAAATTCTTTTTTATTGTTTCAATGTCTTCTTTCTCTGCAGTAATATTTAAATTTTTTTTATATAACCTGCCATTTAGATATATATCCCTAATTGTGTATTTACTACCCTCTTCAACATTTCCTTTGACAATTAATGTTTTATCCTTTGCGTCAATATATAAAGCAACTAATGGACTATAATAACCTCTTTCCTTTAAATTAGAGATAATAAATGATTTGATATTATTTATAAAATTAAAATCTGTGGCATATATGCCTAACTTTTTTATTAAACCAATCATTTGTTTATCATCTGATCTCTTAAAATCTATATCATATTCTACCCTGTCGTAGGAGCCTCTATAGGTAATGGAGACAGATAATATGTTTTTTTCAACATCTATATTTACTAGTGGCTGCATATAGAGCTTAGATATTAAAAATCGTTGAATTTTTAACTCAGATTCTCTAATAGAGAAAATGTCTATTCCCTTAAGATTATCACTTATTATATTTATTATCTCATTTTTTAGTTTATCTGGTACGCCATTAACATGAAAATTGTATTTTTCACCTAGCTCAACTTTATATACTATAATTACGTTTTTATGGAAGAAGGGGATAATTGACAGTACAGTTGAAAAAGGCATATTAAGATTTACAAAGGGATGGGTAAAGGAGCTATCCTTTAAACTATATTCTATTTTACTATTAATATACC
This window contains:
- a CDS encoding BamA/TamA family outer membrane protein: MEIEGNVDAQLKNIILEVNEKHGKRGVEDLLEIIDVHNYSFKDDKLFVGKEEKIKNIDIKDNIAFLDSTIIRASGVRRGMELSKVNIEKMKDNIVKYYKENGYVDAAIKKVSYDKGNLIVRIEEGKLYVVDDVFVEIENERGREFTYLEKIKDNGLNLFNIAGINIVPSAFNKKTVDYYRNQLRKSLNKEGYINSKIEYSLKDSSFTHPFVNLNMPFSTVLSIIPFFHKNVIIVYKVELGEKYNFHVNGVPDKLKNEIINIISDNLKGIDIFSIRESELKIQRFLISKLYMQPLVNIDVEKNILSVSITYRGSYDRVEYDIDFKRSDDKQMIGLIKKLGIYATDFNFINNIKSFIISNLKERGYYSPLVALYIDAKDKTLIVKGNVEEGSKYTIRDIYLNGRLYKKNLNITAEKEDIETIKKNLRDRLSKIYYLINLSLGKKSVIDSLNVVDLYFKADYRKAVIEDVYIYKPLIYERVVKRYLNRERFIINRDIQKLRDTIDKQPHIESYHIRPIYYNDNNTADLVVYTEESPKNRFYGSLGYDNVDKISFFLGYVRKNFLGSMNSLEILGGVTSKEKEIGFSLTGFDIFGYNLSNISSFSFRDRDEDDFDYRRSRFNLGFNKIGVNYFLGALVYYEHLDIYETDFTEEIENIFEREYDNYGLSLEYKYYLVDNKYSPKNGAIFDFRLTPVNFFKDDDFYKNEFGLSLYKSIAKILITVKGEIGAIAGSNSDIPAVYRYTLGGPNKMKAYDYREIGSEDRNGVVYGGKYYYYSLFYLAYNLFPMVYLGPFFEIGDAFDDFNDSHGYKDIGLMFELKSKVGSFTTSYAVNPEDNEKSRQAFYISFETTF